From the Microplitis mediator isolate UGA2020A chromosome 6, iyMicMedi2.1, whole genome shotgun sequence genome, one window contains:
- the LOC130670148 gene encoding uncharacterized protein LOC130670148 isoform X1 — MNRRPVPTDDQEPSREVQDINMDMDSVNVTSHTENVINAINNSDTANQGHFSVEKIVNEKIISHESKDIPKNQLINNLLVMAIKWRRGTTYTVAQDILKLVNISSQTNNFKSSKYYWKTILNRYSQSISTHYICDNCDNYLGSDNDHPINCQNCQLEINYKSIKGKFLHLPLANQLKELFETTDAHNLYSRNRQKMNQYGVEDIYDGKMYKKHMFNDSMISINFSVDGVPIFDSSNTSVYPVLCTVNELDLCDRRNNILLSSIWFGVGKPKKMNSYLKPFVDEAKTLLSDGFTYSYCYIKITHIKSCAPV, encoded by the coding sequence GATGATCAAGAACCTTCACGAGAAGTGCAAGATATAAATATGGATATGGATTCTGTTAATGTAACAAGTCATACTGAGAATGTGATTAATGCCATTAATAACAGTGATACCGCTAATCAAGGACATTTTAGTgtagaaaaaattgtaaatgagaaaataatatcTCACGAATCAAAAGATATTCctaaaaatcaattgattaataatctTCTGGTTATGGCAATTAAATGGAGACGTGGTACAACTTATACTGTGGCTCaagacattttaaaattagttaatatttcatctcaaacaaataatttcaaaagttCGAAATATTATTGGAAAACTATTTTAAATCGTTATTCTCAAAGTATCTCAACTCATTATATTTGCGATAATTGCGATAACTATTTAGGTTCTGATAATGATCATCCTATTAATTGTCAGAATTGTCAActggaaattaattataaatcaattaaaggTAAATTCTTACACTTACCATTAGCAAATCAACTCAAAGAATTGTTTGAAACAACCGATGCTCACAATCTATACTCGAGAAATCgtcaaaaaatgaatcaatatGGTGTTGAGGACATTTATGACggtaaaatgtataaaaaacaCATGTTCAATGATAGTatgatatcaataaatttcagtGTAGATGGAGTACCAATCTTTGATAGTTCTAATACATCGGTATATCCTGTGCTTTGTACAGTAAACGAATTAGATCTATGTGACAGACGGAACAATATTCTATTATCGAGTATTTGGTTTGGAGTTGGTAAGCCGAAGAAAATGAATAGTTATCTTAAACCATTTGTGGATGAAGCTAAAACGCTATTGAGTGATGGATTCACTTATTCATATTGTTACATCAAAATAACACACATTAAGAGTTGTGCTCCTGTTTAG
- the LOC130670148 gene encoding uncharacterized protein LOC130670148 isoform X2, which translates to MNRRPVPTDDQEPSREVQDINMDMDSVNVTSHTENVINAINNSDTANQGHFSVEKIVNEKIISHESKDIPKNQLINNLLVMAIKWRRGTTYTVAQDILKLVNISSQTNNFKSSKYYWKTILNRYSQSISTHYICDNCDNYLGSDNDHPINCQNCQLEINYKSIKV; encoded by the exons GATGATCAAGAACCTTCACGAGAAGTGCAAGATATAAATATGGATATGGATTCTGTTAATGTAACAAGTCATACTGAGAATGTGATTAATGCCATTAATAACAGTGATACCGCTAATCAAGGACATTTTAGTgtagaaaaaattgtaaatgagaaaataatatcTCACGAATCAAAAGATATTCctaaaaatcaattgattaataatctTCTGGTTATGGCAATTAAATGGAGACGTGGTACAACTTATACTGTGGCTCaagacattttaaaattagttaatatttcatctcaaacaaataatttcaaaagttCGAAATATTATTGGAAAACTATTTTAAATCGTTATTCTCAAAGTATCTCAACTCATTATATTTGCGATAATTGCGATAACTATTTAGGTTCTGATAATGATCATCCTATTAATTGTCAGAATTGTCAActggaaattaattataaatcaattaaag tGTAG